The stretch of DNA GGTGTTGGAGTAGAGACGCGCGACGGGGCTCGACAGCGGCGACGGGCGACGCAAACCGATCAAGCTTAGAttggaaaaccaaaaagaaacctagatcaaGAGCTCGGGAAAAAGACTCTCTAGGACAACTGGCCAACACGACCGGCGGACGGACCCTAGGTACGGGCAACACGGCCCCTGGCGGCGGTCATGGAGGTAAGCCTGATACCATATTAGAAGGGAGAGAGACGGATTGTTGCGGAATATGATGGATGTATTATTGAGCCTCGAGGGCGAGTATATAATGAGTACAAGACTTGAAGGACAAGACGCCATGTCTGAAGATAAGATAGGAGACAAATTACAAATTCTAGTCTAGACTACCTAATATATGTATATCTCTCACACAGACGACCGATACCAGTTCGGCTGGCCGACTTATATGCTTCCCTAGAATTAAGCACGTCTTGTGCTTGGTTCCATCACGTATTGTGTCCTATCCGAGTAGTAGACAAATTAATCGCCGTCTAGTTTTATATTTGCCCTGCTTTGCCCCTGTAATAAATCCAGTGAGGTCAATCAGTCAACGCAATAAACATAACGAGGCACACTAGTATATCAATGGATTAAATCAAGCGTGTCGCCGTGGTGTCTACGTACGTATCCCAGTCCCACCCTCTCTTGCTTCGTCGTGCACGTACGGAAAGTACTCCACCTTCATCGTGCACTTCGCGTGGTTAATCTCTCTCAACGAGACGAACCTGCCGTCATGCACGGGACGTCGTCGCCAATGGGCCTCCCGCCAGAATTGCTCCGCGAGATCTCTTGCCGCCTGCACGACCCGGCCGACTTCGTCCGTTTCCACGCGGTCTGCAAGCCATGGCGCAGCTCACACGAGCCGACAACGACTGATTATCAGTTCCTGCCATGGCTCCTCGCGCCAAGCAAGCCTGGTGATGAGTCTCTCAAGCTTAGATCCGTCTTCTTCGGCCGAAGCTACCGCGTGCCGCCGCCAATATCTGCCACCATGATGAACGGGGTGACAAGCGCCGACAGCACCAACATCCGCTATTTCACGGTTTCTCCCCTGAGCCCGACTCTTCACAAACCTGTCGCCGGAGGGGCCTTCGCTAACCCGCCTCTCTCCCCACACATCGACCGGTTGGGGAAGAACCCTAGTGGCATCATCCACAATGACGGTACCCTACTTCTATACAGCAAATACAGCAAATGCAGCAGTAGCGACCTCTACACGACCGAGTTCAGCGCGTCGCTCCTGCATCCCGGCAACGATGAGTGGACGTTTGTCCAGAGGACTTTGGAAACGCCCTGCCATGGCGAGTTCTATGCCATGTATCATGCCGGCAAGATCATTGTGACAATGTACAACAACCTCTGGCTCGTGGTGATGACACCATCCACAGCAGCAACGAACAAGGATGATGTGCTGGTCCCCACGCCACTCTGGACACCGCGCAAGTGTGACGGCTATTTCTGCGAGTACACCTATGTGCTCGAGTCTCGCGGCGAGCTTCTCTGGGCATCGGTGCACATCAAGATGGACTATCCGTACCAGGACAGCGATGGAAAGGGTGTCTGCCGCCTGGTTCGCGCACTGTGGATGTCCATGCATGTGCTTGAGGAGGTTACCGAGGGGTCGAAGAAGCTACAGTGGGCGAGGAAGGATGGCAAGAGCTTGAACGATCGCTTGTTTTTCCTGGGGTGGCCCAACAGTTTCACCATGGACGCGTCGCGGTTTGGCGTGAGCGGCGGGTTCGCCTACTTCTTGTACTGCGATGACCTGGGCCACCGCCAGCCCCATGAGCGGTGTGGTGTGTTTAAGTACAACCTCATCGACAACATGACAGACTTCATCGAGTGGCTACCCCAAGGATGGGACTACGAAATGTGCACGTGGCTCATACCCCAGCCCACCATTGCTCCAATTCATCAGGTTCTAGTTACTACTTCAAGAAGTAATAACATGATTCACATTAAAACACTTTGCCCTTGATTTAGGGTGTTGGTGGGTGACTTTGTCAATCTCAAGATTTGCTGGCTCAGTATTTTGTAAGTGCTCACATGTGTAGGATCTGTGTGTATGTTTATAAGGGTGAGTTTTGTAATATGAGCATCTGTGTTTGTAATATGTTTATAAAAAGGGTGTGGCTAGATCTCAGTCCAAGTCTTAGTCAAGTGACAAAACATATAAAAAGAAGAAAGGCAAAATTTAAGATATTTTTTTTACGGATCTCCACATAAGATCTCACAAATATAGAATTGACTGAGACTTGGTTAAGTCCCAGTCGACTGGGATTTAGCAATCCCGTTCTAAAATAAAGGTGCTTGTTCCCTTTTAAAAAAAAGTTGTTGGTATGTGACCTACCTCTCAATGTGATCCGAATATGACAATCGATGTCGGAGAGCTGCAGATGTTTGC from Triticum urartu cultivar G1812 chromosome 3, Tu2.1, whole genome shotgun sequence encodes:
- the LOC125547379 gene encoding uncharacterized protein LOC125547379 encodes the protein MHGTSSPMGLPPELLREISCRLHDPADFVRFHAVCKPWRSSHEPTTTDYQFLPWLLAPSKPGDESLKLRSVFFGRSYRVPPPISATMMNGVTSADSTNIRYFTVSPLSPTLHKPVAGGAFANPPLSPHIDRLGKNPSGIIHNDGTLLLYSKYSKCSSSDLYTTEFSASLLHPGNDEWTFVQRTLETPCHGEFYAMYHAGKIIVTMYNNLWLVVMTPSTAATNKDDVLVPTPLWTPRKCDGYFCEYTYVLESRGELLWASVHIKMDYPYQDSDGKGVCRLVRALWMSMHVLEEVTEGSKKLQWARKDGKSLNDRLFFLGWPNSFTMDASRFGVSGGFAYFLYCDDLGHRQPHERCGVFKYNLIDNMTDFIEWLPQGWDYEMCTWLIPQPTIAPIHQVLVTTSRSNNMIHIKTLCP